A window of the Butyricimonas virosa genome harbors these coding sequences:
- a CDS encoding S41 family peptidase: MNKIVLTITFLLVAFFVQAGPLWMRYPKISPDGKQIAFSYKGDIYVVPAEGGEARQLTTHPAYESYPVWSPDGKQIAFTSDRNGNFDIFVMSARGGDARQVTTNSAREIPYTFTPDGKEIIYGAQMSDPAQSALFPAGSMTELYAISVDGGRPRQILATPAEEICFFKSGDAFLYQDKKGGENEWRKHHTSSITRDIYRYDMKSGKHTRLIDRAGEDRSPVLSPDEQKVYFLSEREGAFNVYSFPVADPSAVKAETSFKTHPVRFLSIAGNGRLCFGYDGEIYVKEASGSPKKVKVDIIGDNAKDNIASLRFTSGATSATVSPDGKQVAMIIRGDVFVTSTDYTTTKQITTTPEGEKWLSFAPDNRTIAYASERGGNWNIYTAKIAREEEVNFPNATLIEEEAVLPVSTKERFAPQFSPDGKELAFIEDRTKLMVVDLKTKKVRQVADDKYQYRTGDGFTYTWSPDGKWFAMEIIGNRHDPYSDIAIVSADGKGEVVNLTNSGYFDSNPRWVLDGNAILFSSERYGMRNHASWGSLQDVMIVFMNQDAYDKFRLNKEDYELLKEEEKRIASLKNKEQKEDQKDKKGETKLAVKEKKNIEVELKGIEDRVMRLTPNSSQLGDAILSKSGDKLYYMASFEGGMDLWVSDLRSRSTKVMHKLNSGWASLEMDKDGKDLFLLGGRSMQKISLGSERRSPITYSAEMKLDQAAERAYMFDRVRRQEAKRFYEKNMHGVDWAKMTKAYEKFLPYINNNYDFSELLSELLGELNVSHTGSGYRPGSRGEATAELGLLLNVNYSKDGLLVDEVLEKGPFDNVRSKLKAGMVIEKIDGQAVKAGEDYYPLLRGKSGKRVLSSIYDPSTKERWDEVIEPISKGTMNELLYRRWVKQRAADVDRLSGGRLGYVHISSMDDPSFRSVYADILGKYNDREGIVIDTRFNGGGRLHEDIEILFSGKKYFTQVVRGREACDMPSRRWNKPSIMVTCEANYSNAHGTPWVYQHQGIGKVVGMPVPGTMTSVSWETLQDPTLYFGIPIVGYRLPDGSYLENKQLEPDVKIANSPEKIIKGEDEQLETAVKELLKEIDSKK, translated from the coding sequence ATGAATAAAATCGTATTGACTATTACTTTTTTACTTGTTGCTTTTTTCGTTCAGGCGGGACCTCTTTGGATGCGTTATCCGAAAATTTCACCCGATGGAAAGCAAATTGCATTTAGTTATAAGGGGGATATTTATGTTGTCCCCGCAGAAGGTGGCGAGGCTCGCCAGTTGACCACACATCCGGCGTATGAATCGTATCCCGTGTGGTCTCCGGATGGGAAACAGATTGCGTTCACGAGTGATCGGAATGGTAATTTCGATATTTTCGTGATGTCGGCCCGGGGAGGTGATGCCCGGCAAGTGACGACGAATTCAGCAAGGGAGATACCCTACACGTTTACCCCGGATGGAAAAGAAATTATTTACGGGGCGCAAATGAGTGATCCCGCACAGAGTGCTTTATTTCCGGCAGGTTCCATGACCGAATTGTATGCCATATCGGTGGATGGGGGACGTCCCCGGCAGATATTGGCAACCCCGGCAGAAGAGATTTGTTTCTTCAAATCGGGTGATGCATTCTTGTACCAGGATAAAAAAGGCGGGGAGAATGAATGGCGTAAACATCATACCTCGTCTATCACACGTGATATTTATCGCTATGATATGAAAAGCGGGAAACATACCCGTCTGATTGACCGGGCAGGGGAAGATCGTTCTCCCGTGTTGTCTCCGGATGAACAAAAGGTATATTTCCTAAGTGAGCGGGAGGGGGCATTTAACGTGTACTCGTTCCCGGTGGCCGATCCTTCTGCTGTGAAGGCAGAGACCTCTTTCAAGACTCACCCGGTGCGTTTCTTGAGTATTGCGGGTAATGGGCGTTTGTGTTTTGGTTATGACGGTGAAATATACGTGAAAGAGGCATCCGGAAGTCCCAAGAAAGTGAAAGTGGATATTATTGGTGACAATGCGAAAGATAATATTGCCTCGTTGCGTTTTACTTCCGGGGCAACTAGTGCGACTGTTTCGCCGGACGGGAAACAGGTGGCCATGATTATCCGGGGAGATGTATTCGTGACTTCCACCGATTACACGACGACCAAACAAATTACCACGACCCCGGAAGGTGAGAAGTGGTTGAGTTTTGCTCCTGATAACCGGACGATTGCTTACGCCAGCGAACGGGGAGGAAATTGGAATATCTACACGGCAAAGATTGCCCGTGAGGAAGAGGTGAATTTCCCGAATGCAACTTTAATCGAAGAGGAGGCCGTTCTTCCGGTTTCAACCAAAGAGCGGTTTGCCCCACAATTCTCTCCGGATGGGAAGGAATTGGCCTTTATCGAGGACCGTACGAAATTGATGGTTGTTGATTTGAAGACGAAGAAGGTACGGCAGGTGGCAGACGATAAATATCAATACCGTACGGGTGATGGTTTCACGTATACATGGTCTCCCGACGGGAAATGGTTCGCGATGGAAATTATCGGGAATCGTCATGATCCGTATAGTGATATTGCCATCGTGAGTGCCGATGGGAAAGGGGAAGTTGTAAACCTGACCAATAGCGGTTATTTTGATAGTAATCCCCGGTGGGTGTTGGATGGAAATGCCATCTTGTTTTCCAGTGAACGTTACGGGATGCGTAACCATGCTTCGTGGGGTTCTTTGCAGGATGTAATGATCGTGTTCATGAATCAGGATGCTTACGATAAATTCCGGTTGAACAAGGAAGATTACGAGTTGCTGAAAGAGGAGGAGAAACGTATTGCCTCTTTGAAGAATAAAGAACAGAAAGAGGATCAGAAAGATAAAAAGGGCGAGACGAAACTCGCCGTGAAAGAGAAAAAGAATATCGAGGTCGAGTTGAAAGGTATTGAGGATCGGGTGATGCGGTTAACGCCGAATTCTTCACAATTGGGAGATGCGATATTAAGTAAGAGTGGTGATAAGCTTTATTATATGGCATCTTTCGAGGGAGGTATGGATTTGTGGGTGAGCGATCTGCGTTCACGGAGTACCAAGGTGATGCATAAGTTGAACAGCGGTTGGGCGTCTTTGGAGATGGATAAGGATGGGAAAGATTTGTTCCTGTTGGGAGGACGTTCCATGCAGAAGATCAGTTTGGGTTCGGAGAGAAGAAGTCCGATCACGTATTCCGCTGAAATGAAACTAGATCAGGCTGCCGAGCGGGCATATATGTTTGACAGGGTGCGTCGTCAGGAGGCCAAACGTTTCTACGAGAAGAATATGCATGGAGTGGATTGGGCAAAAATGACCAAGGCTTACGAGAAGTTTTTACCTTATATTAATAATAACTATGATTTCTCCGAGTTGTTGAGCGAATTGTTGGGTGAATTGAACGTGTCACACACCGGATCGGGTTACCGCCCCGGGTCAAGAGGTGAGGCGACTGCCGAGCTGGGACTCTTGTTGAACGTGAATTATTCAAAGGATGGGTTGCTAGTTGACGAGGTGTTGGAGAAAGGACCTTTTGATAATGTCCGTTCGAAGTTGAAAGCCGGAATGGTAATCGAGAAAATTGACGGGCAAGCGGTGAAAGCTGGGGAAGATTACTATCCTCTGCTGAGAGGCAAGTCTGGTAAACGTGTGTTGTCCTCTATTTATGACCCCTCTACCAAGGAACGTTGGGATGAGGTGATTGAGCCGATTTCAAAGGGTACGATGAACGAGTTACTTTACCGGCGATGGGTAAAACAAAGAGCTGCCGATGTGGATCGTTTGTCGGGAGGACGTTTGGGTTACGTGCATATTTCCAGTATGGACGATCCGAGTTTCCGTTCCGTGTATGCCGATATTCTGGGTAAATATAATGATCGGGAAGGAATTGTTATCGACACTCGTTTCAATGGTGGTGGCCGTTTGCACGAGGATATTGAGATCCTGTTCAGTGGTAAGAAATATTTCACGCAAGTCGTTCGGGGACGGGAGGCTTGCGATATGCCAAGCCGTAGGTGGAATAAGCCTTCGATCATGGTGACCTGTGAGGCGAACTACTCGAATGCCCACGGTACGCCTTGGGTTTACCAACATCAGGGAATCGGTAAAGTTGTCGGAATGCCTGTGCCGGGAACCATGACGAGCGTGTCTTGGGAGACTTTGCAGGACCCGACGTTGTATTTCGGGATTCCGATCGTGGGTTACCGTTTACCGGACGGTAGCTATCTGGAGAACAAACAACTGGAACCGGACGTGAAGATTGCCAACTCTCCGGAGAAGATTATCAAAGGGGAGGACGAGCAGTTGGAGACTGCGGTGAAGGAATTATTAAAGGAGATTGATTCAAAGAAATAA